The genomic interval TGGACCACGCCGAGCGCGACGACCGGCCCGGGTTCGTCTCCGTCGTCGGCGGGAAGCTCACCACGCACCGCGCGATGGCCGAGGCCGCGGCCGACCTCGTCTGCGACCGGCTCGGGGTCGCGGCCGACTGTGTGACCGCCGACGAGCCGCTGCCGGACGCCGACGAGGCGACCGCGCGCTACGGGCTCTCGGACCTGCTCACGGGTACTCGCCGCGCTTCACGAAGGTAACCGGACACGGCGCGTCGAGCAGTATCTCCTGGGCCGTCGAGCCGAAGACCGCCTTCCCGGTCGGCGAGCGCCGCCGCCCGCCGACGACGAGCAGGTCGGCGTCCAGCGCCTCGGCCATCGACACGACCTCGGGCGCGCGCTCGCCGACCGCGCCGCGGTGGTCGGACTCGATTCCCGCGGCGTCGAACCGCTTCTCCAGGTCGCGAACGGTGCGGTTCCGGCCGGCGACGGCGTCGGGCGACACCTCGGTGTCGTCGTCGAACTCCAGCCGCTCGACGGTGTCCTCGTAGTCGTCCTCGGCGAACACGTGTCCGAGGACGACGGTCGCGCCCGCCGGTCCCGCGATGTCCTCCGCCACCTGTGCCAGTCGGTCGCCCGGCGACGACCCGCCGACGGCCACGAGTACGGTTTCGAGCGTCATGGCGCCGGCTTCGCAAGCCAGGGGCTAAACTCCTCCCCCGCGGCTCCGCCCGTCGGTCACGGCCGGGAGCAACAGGAGCAGGGCCACGGCCCCGAGGAGGGAGCCGAAGCCGGCGACCCCGGCCCCCGCTCCAGGCCAGCCGGTGGTCGGGGTCGCGCCGCCCCGCGAGGAGCCACGCCGCGACAGCCGCGAGGACGCCGATGCCGACCGAGGAGACGAGGTCGAGCCACGGGTCGAAGCCGGAGGGGATGCCGAACTGGAGGAGCACGCCGGACGCCGGGCCGCCGCCGACGAAAGTCCGTCGGCCGCTTCCGGTGGCTTTTATTCTCGACCACGCGACCCACGGGGTATGAGCGACGAGTTCCGAACCGAGGAGGACAGTCTCGGCGAGATGCAGGTGCCGGCGGACGCCTACTGGGGGGCACAGACCCAGCGCGCGGTCGAGAACTTCCCCGTCTCGGGAGTCTCGTTCGGCCGGCGGTTCGTCCGCGCGCTCGGCGTCGTCAAGAAGTCGGCGGCGCGCGCCAACAACGACCTCGGCCTGCTGGAGGACGAGCAGGCGGAGGCCATCGCCGCGGCGGCCGACGAGGTCATCGCCGGGGAGCACGACGACCAGTTCCCGGTCGACGTGTTCCAGACCGGCTCCGGCACCTCCTCGAACATGAACGCGAACGAGGTCATCGCCAACCGCGCCGCCGAGATACTCGGGAAGGAGATCGGCGACCGCGTCGTCCACCCGAACGACCACGTCAACTACGGGCAGTCGTCGAACGACGTCATCCCGACCGCGATGCACGTCGCCGCGCTCGAAGCCGCCGTGAAGGACGTGCTTCCGGGGCTGGAGACGCTCGCCGAGGCGCTCGCGGACAAGGAGGCCGAGTTCGACGACGCCGTCAAGACGGGCCGCACGCACCTGCAGGACGCGACGCCCGTGCGACTGGGCCAGGAGTTCGGGGGCTACCGCGTCCAGGTCGAGAAGGGCATCGAGCGCGTCGAGTCGACGCGCGACCGTCTCGGCGAACTCGCGCTCGGCGGGACCGCGGTCGGCACGGGTCTCAACACCCACCCCGAGTTTCCCGAGCGCGCGGCCGAGTATATCTCCGAGGAGACGGGCCTCGCGTTCCGCGAGGCCGACAACCACTTCGAGGCGCAGGCGGCCCACGACGCGATGAGCGAGGCCCACGGCGCGCTCCGCGTCGTCGCCGGGTCGCTCAACAAGATCGCCAACGACCTGCGGCTGCTCGCCTCCGGCCCGCGCAACGGCCTCGGCGAGATAGAGCAGCCGGAGAACCAGCCCGGCTCTTCCATCATGCCGGGGAAGATCAACCCGGTCGTCGCGGAGGCGGTCAACCAGGTCCACAAGCAGGTCGTCGGCAACGACGCCGCGGTCTCCGCGGGCGCGGCGGAGGGACAGATAGACCTGAACCTCTACAAGCCGGTCATCGCGCACAACTACCTCCAGTCGGCGGAGATGCTCGCCAACGTCGCCGAGGTGTTCGGCGAGCGGTTCGTCGCGAAGCTGGAGGCCGACCGCGCGCATATGGAGTCGCAGGTCGAGCAGTCCATGGCGCTCGCCACGGCGCTGAACCCGACCATCGGCTACGACAAGGCCTCGAAGGTGGCGAAGAAGGCGCTCGCGGAGGGGAAGACCGTCCGCGAGGTCGTCGTCGCCGAGGGCTACCTCACGGAGGAGGAGGCCGACGAGGTGCTCGACCCCGAGGCGATGACCCACCGCGGCATCCTCGGCGACGACTAGGCGGTCGCGTTCGTCCCGTTCGGCGCCCACCCCGGCGGCTCGAACGTCGCCCCCTCGATACGGACCGTCGCGAACTGCACGCGGTCGTTCTCGACGTACAGCGCGTCCAGCCGCAGCACCGTCCCGTCGGGCGCGACGACGGCAGTCACGGAGTAGTCCGAGGCGTTCGCCGGCCCGCCGCCCTCCCCCTGTACGAGCGCCGTCCCGTTCTCGAACACGGTGACCTCGGCCGTCTCCACGGCCAGATAGCGGGCGACGAGCGACCCCGCGAGCCGGCTCGGAACCCCCTCCGCGTCCGGCCCGGCCGCACTCGTCTCCGTCCCGTTGCGCGTGAGCGTCGTGGCGCGCGACCCGTTCACGTACGTGGCGTTGCGGAACGTCTCTATCGAGAGGCCGCCGCCGCGCTCCGTGACGAGCGAGCGGTTGACGACGTAGCGGTCCGGCGCGCCGGCCCGTACCTGCACGCGCGGCCCGACGTACACCGCCCCGAGCGACGGCTCCGGGCGGGCCTCGCGGCG from Halosegnis marinus carries:
- a CDS encoding universal stress protein, whose translation is MTLETVLVAVGGSSPGDRLAQVAEDIAGPAGATVVLGHVFAEDDYEDTVERLEFDDDTEVSPDAVAGRNRTVRDLEKRFDAAGIESDHRGAVGERAPEVVSMAEALDADLLVVGGRRRSPTGKAVFGSTAQEILLDAPCPVTFVKRGEYP
- a CDS encoding class II fumarate hydratase; its protein translation is MSDEFRTEEDSLGEMQVPADAYWGAQTQRAVENFPVSGVSFGRRFVRALGVVKKSAARANNDLGLLEDEQAEAIAAAADEVIAGEHDDQFPVDVFQTGSGTSSNMNANEVIANRAAEILGKEIGDRVVHPNDHVNYGQSSNDVIPTAMHVAALEAAVKDVLPGLETLAEALADKEAEFDDAVKTGRTHLQDATPVRLGQEFGGYRVQVEKGIERVESTRDRLGELALGGTAVGTGLNTHPEFPERAAEYISEETGLAFREADNHFEAQAAHDAMSEAHGALRVVAGSLNKIANDLRLLASGPRNGLGEIEQPENQPGSSIMPGKINPVVAEAVNQVHKQVVGNDAAVSAGAAEGQIDLNLYKPVIAHNYLQSAEMLANVAEVFGERFVAKLEADRAHMESQVEQSMALATALNPTIGYDKASKVAKKALAEGKTVREVVVAEGYLTEEEADEVLDPEAMTHRGILGDD